The proteins below come from a single Tachypleus tridentatus isolate NWPU-2018 chromosome 13, ASM421037v1, whole genome shotgun sequence genomic window:
- the LOC143240826 gene encoding techylectin-5B-like yields the protein MVRPGFNLAFLRLRVERLNDLDMLSFGGLSSRGYAEYNEFLVRSEIEVYKMSYKTYKGDEGNSLAVHNNMMFSAKDKDNDNNSGICAQNYKGGWWYNSCYHSYLNGLYFTEDKIDATGFSWYYTLE from the exons atggtgcgaccgggattcaaccTCGCgttccttagattacgagtcgagcgccttaatgaTCTGGACATGCTGAGCTTCGGAGGATTATCAAGTCGAGGATATGCAGAGTATAACGAGTTCTTGGTAAGAAGTGAAATAGAAGTctataaaatgagttacaaaacgtACAAGGGTGACGAGG GAAATTCTCTTGCTGTTCACAACAACATGATGTTCAGTGCCAAGGATAAAGACAACGATAACAACAGCGGTATTTGTGCTCAAAACTACAAAGGCGGATGGTGGTACAATTCATGCTATCATTCTTACTTAAACGGACTGTATTTCACAGAAGATAAGATAGATGCTACCGGTTTTAGCTGGTATTACACATTAGAGTAA